The genomic interval AAGACACTGAGTGGGAGTGATTGCTGTGCCTTCCTGGGCTGCAGTCAAAAAGCACCAGGCTGGTACAATGCTTAGAAATTACAGGGCTATTGAGATTGCATAGCAGAAAGCATTCTGTCATGTACAGAATTATAGTAATTTGTCACAAATTGTCCTTTGGTCAGGAAATCCAAGATCTGTGGGTTCTGCACACAAAGTTTTTTTCTGCACAGGCATGGTAAAGAtatgctttcatttttgtttttagcAGGTGGTTTTTGCGTTTATTCATGGCAGATACAGAAGGAAAGCcttaaagggaaataaagatTGCAGAAACAGACATGGATCTTGTGTTTGCTGTGTTGAAAACCTGATGTTTTAGTGAGAGGTGGGATGAAGTTCATGTGTGCTGATGTTCACAGCTGTCCCAAGTACcaaagggagcaggagctgaagtACAGCTTTAGTCTGTTGTATAGATTGAGAGCTGAAATTGTCAAATTGCTTCCAGATGCATTTTGTAAAATTTACAAGAGATCCATATCTTGGTTTTACTTAGTATTAGACTATTGTGTTGAACAGCAATTAATTACTCTTCTCTTTGATAATAGAATTCAATATTTTAATCACTACAGTAAGTTATGTTGTATTGCTGTACCTTTTAACAGGCACAGTCTATCCAGAGTTATTTGTTGAAGGATTTGGACCCTATGTGTTAAATCTTTTGGGTCTGTTTTCTAAAGAAGTTAATTCTTTCCTTTCAGATTGCACAAAGTTATCAGCTTTTGAATGAACTTAAAATTCTGTCTTCACTAGTGGTTTGGATTGTTGTAGAAGTAAATTAGTTTGTCAttgaagttttgttttcattaccTTTGACTATGTGGTTAAATAGTTGACTGGCTGCAGTCCTGCCAGATGTTGGTGTTGAATGAGGCACTCCAAAAGACTCAGGAGAATCTTTTTGTAATACAGTAGCCTTTGACTGTAGTTTTGcatacttttaaagaaaaaacagtacAAAATTAGAGTAGAAACAAAACTTTTCCTGTTGTCATTTCCCTAGGAAGATGTTGACGTTCCCAGCAGGCGAGTTTTGATCACTGGTGCTACGGGACTTCTTGGCAGAGCTGTGTTTAAAGAATTCAATGAAAACAACTGGAACACAGTTGGCTGTGGATACAGGAGAGCTCAGCCCAGATTTGAACATGTTAATCTTCTGGACTCTATTGCAGTTCATGACATCATCCATGATTTTCAGGTAAGTTTCTGGAGTATAAATTGGATGGGAGGGGCACTTTATGTGTGCACTGGTCAGCTGATAGTGCTGCTGagttctgggctgtgagtgggGCTGGTGCTTGGGCACAGCTCTGACAAAGGGGTGTGCTCTGCCCCACCCAGAGCAGAGGTTTGCTCTGTGGGTACAGACAGCTCTGGCCTTTGCTGTGCTCACCACAGGCACAGCTGTACCTGCAGCacactgcagaggaaaaggtACTTTTGAGTTATTGACACAGCAATGTGTCACTATGCAGTTCTGGGGAAGTGGAGGAGTGTTTAAATACAACAGCAGTAACTCTGTGTAGTGTGCAGTGTTCACTGTTTTTTCAGTCTGAGTGCCAAGAGGAATATGTAAAACCTGAAATATACAATCCACTATTCTATAAAATAGTAAATATCATCTTAATAATCTGCAAAAATCAAGTAAGCCATGTGTAAATAGCTTACCTAAAAATGTTTAGTAGCCTTGTGTGTATGAGAAATCTATTTTatgttaatatatattttactatacagagttaaaaagaaaaaaatcctcacagCTTCAAAGTTGCTGTAAGATTGATGCTACTGAGGATCATAATTTCACAATTAATGACAAGTATTTTTCTTATCTTAAAACagcatgttttttttctttttgaagagaTACTAAGGGAAAGGTGTTCCTTGGAATGccagaattaaaaataacaatttttgtTACTTAATTTTGCCTGAGGGGTGTCATCACTAGAGTTAGGGTGCAACTGCCATCTCTTGACATGTTGGTTGTTTAAAATTAGTCTTTAATTTCCAGCCTCATGTTATAGtgcactgtgctgctgagagAAGGCCAGATGTTGTAGAAGGTCAACCAGATGCTGCTTCTCAGCTCAATGTGGCTGCTTCAGCAAACTTAGCAAAGGAGGCAGGTAAGGAGATCATCTCATGGATTTGGTGTCTGGTTCAAATCCTGCATCTATTTATACAGAGGCATCAGTACAAATAGTGCAAGTGTTAAAGTCACTTCTGCCATCAGTGTGCTGTTGATCTGTTTGCCATAAGAGtagtgtgcacagctctgtgaaGGATCAGGGAacagacagagcagcaggaatgaatGTGCATGGAGGATGAGATCCTTGGGAGATTTAAGGGTCTAGTAGGATTTCAAAGAAGGCAtgaattaatataaattatctatgaatattttcttcctaGCTGGAGTTAGAGCATTTCTGATCTACATTAGCACAGACTATGTATTTGATGGAACAAGCCCTCCATATAAAGAGACTGATGTGCCAAATCCCCTGAATTTATATGGTAAAACCAAACTGGAGGGTGAGAAGGCAGTTCTGGAAAACAATGAAGGTAAGACACTCAACCATTTTTAATACAGGCTTTCTATTTTTGCTCAGTTATTTATTAGCTTAGTAGGCTCTTAAGTCAACGATCGAGTTGCAAAACCATGGAAACGAAGAGAAGAGTGTGATTGTGGGTTGGTCTCCTTGCTCATGAGCAATTCCTCTTGCTTATACCTGGACTAAAGCTTTTGTTTCTAACCTGTTCCTATCTTCATTCATGTTATTTATCTCTTCCTGATGGACATTCATAAGCCTTTGTCTATTGTGAATCTGCTGTTCCTAAGGAAAGATGAAATACTTTACTCAGTATATAGCTGCAGTAATTATGAGGATGCATTACATGTGTTGTCAATGTATGTTTACTTAAAGGAAAAACCAGACTTGTGATTCAGTAATAACACAGCTCAAATCAACACAGAGCCTCTTTGGGTTTTGCTGTATTATGTATACCAACAGGCCACCCATTTTGCTTTTACTCACCTACACGCATCATATTCCTGCTTGTAACAAAAGGTTTAATTGCATATTTATGGCTTTAAACaaccagatttttaaaatttgtttacaTCTTTTCTTAATGAGAGTTTGACACATGAAATATACAGACATAATTTTTCAAGTTCTATTTAAGGGAAAAGAGCATGTTCTCTTTAATTTAAGATTTAATTCTTGTATAAAAGAGAGATTTGGCTGTTTCTAGGTAGTGCACTGTCAATATCCAGTTACAGATTATTAGGAAAGAAGCACTTGTATTTTATCAAAAGATCTGAAGAAAGTAATTGCAGTACACATGCAGAACAGGCTTCTGATACTCACACTGTGGTTCTGTGCTTCCCAACCAGAGAACCAAGCTATTGATAAATTAGTGTGATGGTCTTCCAGTAAGTAAACATATGCTATGTATGATGGATTTGGCATTATAGTAAGAAACaaactttgtaaaaaaaatacttttgataGGAAAAGTCTCATTtaagtgaaaataaatttaaatgacAAGTTATTCACTCCATCTCTAGGTTAAATACCATCTCTGAATTTGACTGTGATGCTGTTTGCTGCCTGTTGTACACTGGCAATGAAGATAAGAGTTTACCAAATGCAGGGATGTGTGGGTATCCTGCTAGAGccttcccccagctcagcactgcagttTGGTTTCGTAACCTTTTGGAGCAGGATCTGTCAGGCAGCAGTGTTTGCAGCAGTGGAGTGTTGAGGTGGTGATGAGTAAAGGGTTTGAAAAGATGAGTGCTCTTGATTCATACAAATACAAGTATTTTCCATGTCCTGGTGTTCCAACCACTAATTTACTGATACAGAGTAGGTGGAATTCCATTGGTCAGATCTAACTGTGAAGAACTGCCCTGTCCATTTCTGTTGTAAGATGCAAAAATCTCCAGTAAAtggttttaactttttttttaaagatacttTACTTTGGTTAGAAGGGGATACATacttataaatatatatgcataaaGTCATGCTTAGAGAACTACAAAGTGTCAGGAGGTGCTCAGAGCTGTTAGTCATGAGGCTGATCCTCTCCACATCCCAGAGAGCTGAGAACACCAGCAAGGCAGTTGTCTGCTCaagaaatgaatatttttaaaagaagttaaaaatagATGTTTCAACCAGTATTTAAAGAGAAGAGCATATCTGCTGAGTGACCAAAAAACTGCATCTAGAGCAGCAGGAAATCagtgttttgttgggttttctatttgtttttcttgtctaAGTACTTACTCTGGTTTACTTCTCTGTGAGAATAATTTCTGTGTTagctttttctgtttgtctctCCAGTAGCTATAGCATTTTCCTCCAAGTATATTAAGAATGGCAATGTTTTGATGACTTCAGCTTCTAATTTCAGGtcaaatttttttgttttctctttcagcaaAACTATTACTTTTAGGTACTTTGTCATAGCCTTGGATTTCTCCTCAGAGACTTTTTGAGTCTTCATGACAGAGATAGACTAGTATGATGTATTCCATCATAAAATATGCTTCTCTTTGcattttgttaattttcaaATCACTGTCCTGGAATCTAATTGTTTACTATTATTGTGTTCTGTGAACCTGTTCCTTATTTGTcaagcttttaatttatttcaaggttcatagggattttttttctggtaaataATATCCTCCTTTTTACAGGAGGCTTCTGCATGATGGGTGAAAAATCTTTGTAATTTATGCCTAAATATGATGACCTGGGATTGGTGGGAATTTTTCTCCTTGCTCTTACCCAGAGGGGAGTGCTGGAGAAACTGCACAGAGTAGtcaagatttttaattttttaatttttgttctaACCCACACAGGCATCTTTATGTAATTAATCAAAACCTGTTAACTTTCTGGAAATCAATggcataaatgaaaataaataataataatacaataatTTCTATAATCTTAGTGTTTATAAACTGGTTTggatataaattaaaattatattctatGAGCTAACATACTGCTTGCATTTTATTTGTGATTTGTAGATGCTTAATCAGCATATTTCTTAACACTTCGATTTTTCAGATTGTGCTGCAACATTGCTACCCACCCATGAtctaaaatattctttcttttagaCACTGCAGTACTTAGGATTCCTGTCTTGTATGGGGAGGTGGAAAGACTGGAGGAAAGTGCTGTGACAGTTATGTTTGATAAAGTGCAGTTCAGTAATAAATCTGCCAACATGGACCACTGGCAACAGAGATTTCCTACCAATGTCAAGGATGTAGCAGCTGTTTGCAGACAACTAGCAGAGAAGAGAATGTTGGTAAGAATGGCAAGAAATGAGCCTGTGCAAGGGGAAAACAGTTGGAGTTCTCAGCTTTGCTTCTGAACAACTGAGAACTGCACATCACCTGGATTATTTGCATTTCTGGaatgctgggagggagggaggaactGGCTGTAATGTTACAGGATCTGTGCATGATTATGAGGGTGTTGTGGTCTTTGGAACAGAAGTGGTTAAAGAGATTGGACAGAACCTTGTGAAAACTGTCTTGAGTCTCCTGGTATAGAGGAGAGAATTAGAAATGCCAACTTATTCTGATATGCTGTTAAAATTGCTAGTTTGAACTAAAAAACCCATGTGGTTGAATGTAGTTCTCAAAGATGCCCTTGTTTATTGTATTAACTACACTGAAGTGGCCAAACAATGCCCCTGGACTGAAGCACTTCCTTGTATTTGTTCACCACAGCACCTTCAGATTACAATCTTTGCAAGGTAACAGAACCAAACAGCAAACAGCCACCTTTATGTTTTCACACAGTAACTTTGAAAACATGGACTGGACTTGTACAGGGTTTGCAGTTTAACATTCAGAATGTGTGTGATgtcttttgcctttgtttttgaGTAAGTGAACATGACAGAACAGCTGGgttcctcctccccagctctttGACCTTGCTTGGTTGGTGGgcagctcctttccctcctgtgACACAAACTGTCTGTGAAGTCAGGTCAGATAGAAGTAACACCGTTTTCCAGTCTCAGGTTCTCTGAAAGGGTACAGATGTTTCTGCAACACCACTGAGGTGCTCTAAGATGCCTTTTGAGATAGGGTCTTGCTGGATGCTAATTCTGCACAGTTCTTGCACAGGAATTAGCCTGAGGAACAGCTGACTGCCTCCTTTCATCTgtgtttcctctttcttctctagGACCCATCAATAAAAGGAACCTTTCACTGGTCTGGCAATGAACAGATGACTAAGTATGAGATGGCCTGTGCAATTGCTGATGCTTTCAACCTTCCCAGCAGCCACTTGAGACCAGTAAGTGATGTGCTGTTGGAccagcaggcagagagctgtGCCTGATTATTACAAGTAGCCGGTCTCCCACTGGCTGTACAAGTGAGCTTCCCCTTCAGGACAGGCTGTGCatgtccagcacagcagctctggagctgaggGCACTGGCTGGTATCAAGCTCAGgacaaaggcagctgctttgACCTGCTGAATTTGCAAAGTTATGCAGTCAGTCACCAGTTTCCCAGTCTATAGTGTAATGGTATTTCTGCAGAAGTGTTCTCCTTAGTCACAAGCAAATCTGTACTTTTATGTTAGATTGATAGGACCTTAACATGAAGATAGGGCTCTATAAAAGCTGTGCAATGCCCAGATTTATTTCTGAGTACATGCACTTAAGAactgcaaattatttttgctttgcttaaACCACTCATCCTGCAGTTTTATTGACACTTGAGACTACTCTTAAAGACATACTGGTCATGTGATGGGCATATGACATGTCAAGAAGATTCTACCTATGTACAAAATAAATTCTAAGGATTATGAATTGGTGAACATTGGAACTGAAATGTGACTTGGAAGATGGAAGAAAAGCAATGGAGAGCATTTAGTCTTAATTTTTTCTGCTCAATTGTATTTCTCTTCAAGACATGATTGTCTTCTTATTGATCAAGACATGGTTCTGTTTACATTCAGGAATATTCCTTACCTTGTGATGATACAGagtgaaaatattaataaaatgtgGAAAACTACAAATAGTAGCAGTAAAGAGAGTGAGAAAAAGTTGCCTTAAGACAGTTCACGTGGCATGATGGGTTGTGAAATAAAGTTACCTATATAAAAGCaaatagcaaaaaaatccaaaccataTAAGCCCCCAGAAAACAGAAGGGAGGAAGCAACCATACCTATATATaaagctgggaagaaaaaagttcTAATGTACatgtacaaatatttttctgtcacttCTGTTTACTTattgctgtggggtttttttttttgtctctttttctgttttcagattACTGACAGTCCAGTTGTGGGTGCTCTTCGTCCCAAGAACGCTCAGCTGGACTGCTCCAagctggagatgctggggaTAGGGCAGAGAACACCATTTCGAGCTGGGATCAGAGAATCACTTTGGCCTTTCCTTGTTGACAAGAGATGGAGACAGACAGTCTTCCATTAGTTTGTAACTTTTTTTAGTAAAAGTATGGTATGTGgcacttttttaaaagaaaaaaaaatagttttgtatgAGTGTTCTTAAATTGTGACATTTATGAGCTTTCATTTAATTGGGTAAACAAATGGTCTTGCACTAGTGAAACTTAGCCTAAAAAAAGTTCAGTGACAAAAACTGAGCCTATTTGATGtcatggattttttccttccatttataCCAGTCTAACTTGCTATCTGTTCTTGGTGGGTTGAGGTTCTTAGTAATGAGTACTGTGTGATGCTAAGAATGACTCCAATCACTTGCTGACTTAGTTTTGGCTGAAATGTTGTTGATGCTTAAGGTCTGTGCCATTGTTGTATATACCATTTCTCTTCATTAAAAGACATGGTCAGTTACTTTATCACCAAAAAtctgaggtttttgtttttaatttctgaagatGGTGTTCTTAGGGAGTTAAGCTGAAGTAGGAATCcttaaatgtttgttttgccTGAGCTCTgatcaaaatgttttttaaaaaagtgaaactTTATTTTTGCAATTATCAAGTGTACTTTTTatgcttgaaatattttcagaatgttCTGTACATTGAATGCCTGCAGCTTTGTATTTGTACAGTAAGTTGTATGCATTTGTTTTCATGTGACTTATAAAAGCTTGGGGAGGGTGGGGACAGTGAGCAACCAATAGTTTTCaattgggctttttttgggtgggggatTGGAGttgaaggattttatttttttctgggtggttgtttgtttttttgtatgAAAGCACAAAATATCTtgatccttcccttccctttttggGGACAGCATTTGCAACTTGTTAAATTAATGGAAGATGTTTGTTAGTCAGTACATGGGAGATGGAGAGGAAAGTGTTCAATAATTTgtagcacagcagcagcttttgcaCAGACTGTCAGACCTGGCACTGCAGTAGTCTAATATAAGAGAGTCTTTAAAGCTGGACTCAATAGCCAGGTAATGTGGAGGAAGAACATTGTAaggctttgctttgttttgaagtTGTAGAATCCACAATATCAATGTTCTGATATTGCTAGAAGATTATTATAAAGCTAGTAAAAGGTCCAGTTGGATGgtcatttgtttttctgaggcTGAAATGAAGGGGAGGGAAAgatgttcagattttttttctttaagtgtGTGGGGGAGACACATGCAAAAATAGACCAATGAAGGTCTTGTAAGGGTGAGCTTTACATTCAGTCATTTCATTTCAACTGGCATATGCTAAGCAGTCATAATCCCAATCTGTTTTAGTCTGAAGTCCTGATACACACATGGTAACCTATCTCCAAAATgacaataaatatatattgcCAGCATGAGAAACAGTTGTTGATTCTTTCTTTACCATCAGGATTTGTTTATCTGAATCAGAATTGTTTGCAATTCTTCTTGAAATCTGTGTGCCCTTTCAATGCTGGAGA from Zonotrichia leucophrys gambelii isolate GWCS_2022_RI chromosome 13, RI_Zleu_2.0, whole genome shotgun sequence carries:
- the MAT2B gene encoding methionine adenosyltransferase 2 subunit beta; its protein translation is MVGREKELRIRFAPGRCELVEEDVDVPSRRVLITGATGLLGRAVFKEFNENNWNTVGCGYRRAQPRFEHVNLLDSIAVHDIIHDFQPHVIVHCAAERRPDVVEGQPDAASQLNVAASANLAKEAAGVRAFLIYISTDYVFDGTSPPYKETDVPNPLNLYGKTKLEGEKAVLENNEDTAVLRIPVLYGEVERLEESAVTVMFDKVQFSNKSANMDHWQQRFPTNVKDVAAVCRQLAEKRMLDPSIKGTFHWSGNEQMTKYEMACAIADAFNLPSSHLRPITDSPVVGALRPKNAQLDCSKLEMLGIGQRTPFRAGIRESLWPFLVDKRWRQTVFH